Genomic DNA from Danaus plexippus chromosome 16 unlocalized genomic scaffold, MEX_DaPlex mxdp_23, whole genome shotgun sequence:
TTCAAACAGTCGGTGGCAGAAACTCTAAAGTTAGAATCTAATGTGAGCATTTTCTCCAgcatttcttttaattgtgTTATCTTCTCTTCTTCATAACTCGATGGATTTTTGTAACCTttctttaattctttatacaaatctctattagttataatattgcttatttcaacaaatttatCCTTCCCTGTGAACTCATCGGTTTTGTGTAGCAGAAAATTGTTGTTGTAATTGAAATGTTGATCCTTAAATTTCGCTCTTCTTATTATCCTACTCGGAAATCTTCCTTTTAAGTCCATAAAACATTtgagcattttattattagatccacccatgaaaagtatttttcctGTTGCCATTTCGTAAATTGTACAAGCAGCCGACCACACATCAACACTATGCAGGTACGGTATGCCTAGAATTATTTCAGGTGCTCTATAAAATCTAGAAACTAAGTATGGTGTGGGTTCATGTTCTTTGATTTTTGAAGCCGAACCAAAATCGCAAAGCTTCAAGACATTCTTCTTTTCGTTCACTAAAATATTGTCAGGCTTTATATCCGCATGTACTatgccaattttttttaatagtctaAGAGCCAGCAGCAGTTGTCTACTGTAACTTGTCAATGCTTTGATATTAATGCCATGGTGctttccatattttttaaggacGCTCCTCAGATCCATATGAAGGGATTCGAGCACTAAACAAAGATGTCCCTTGTGTATAAAGTGAGTTTGATACCTCACACAATGAAATTTATCATTTGGGTCGGCATCATTTATCTCCCTCAACATTTTTAACTCCTTCAATCCCGTTTTGTGCATCAAatcattatttcttaaaattttaatagcaacTTCAAGTTTGTCCTGGTTGTTATCTTGTGCTTTTACAACATTTGAGAAAACGCCTTGTcctagtaaattttttattgtatatcgtGAGTTATATATCATATCACCAACATTAATTTTGTAGTAACCTTCTGAATCATCCCAGTTGTCTTTTAATTCTGAATTTTCTTTACTGTCTTGCGTAATTTTATCAGAAATATTATCAAGTGTAAAGTCCTCTTCTGAGAACATGTCAGTCACTAATTTCTCAGATGTAGTTTTACATTTCAGCTCAATATACTTTTGGTTTTGATGAGAATTTACTGTCTCTTGAATTTTTTCACATTGTGTACCGTTCAATTCAGATTTTTCTTCAGTTTTACCTAATTTATCTAGTAATTGTTTTCGTTGTCTTCTTCTctgttcaattatattttcctcaTCTTCAGAATCTAACTGTAAatagtctttaatatatttgggtGAAGAGTCTTTTTTATAGGACTCGTGTTTGGAAACCTTGGTaggaacatttaatttattttcgacTTTATCAATAGTTTCATGCCTACGTTTCTTACTTTctctaatttttatatcacttttAGTTTTTGagtttgcaatattttttaattcgtcTCTGATATATTGTCTTTGCTTCATTAATTCTTCTATACTATTACCATGTTGTTTTGGTAATGGTGGTGTTGTACTTTCACTATAATGAGATCctctttttttgttatttttatcactttttgacgagtttttatttatttttgaatatttttcagacATTTCCACTGTtcaatgtaacaataattttgacaaCAATTTTTGCAGCTTTAACCTggaaagagaaaatatttctgGGTTAAGTCAAGGGTTGATGTGATAATGAATGattcaaactaaataatatgtcaATAAATGAAAGCATTCTTTGTCAAATTTATGATAGTCCTTATGAGGTAAACTTTAGAGTATACTTTGGCAACTATCATAGATTTGACTGCTTTGGCGGAAGGGAGGTACTATGTACTGTAGTGTCATTGATTACATTTCCACCCTGTTTTGTCATCAGCAGTGTTCCAACATTACTCAGTATCAACTTTTCATGTTCATAATCAGAACTCTTAAATCTGCTCCGCTCATTGCTAGCCTGTCACTTTACTTTCCCATCCATGGTTATCTATATCAAAATTCaacaagatattattattacatttacactACTgcttttacaatgaaatataactaCATCAATCTCAATTCCTTATGTgttgaatttaattagttgttactgaaaacataaaacagttttagtAAACATAAGGTATTGATAGAATACTAATTCTCGATTgtcaaaacaattaattaccACACTTCCTAAGACTAAGACATTACTAATATGGCTTGTCTAATTTAATCTACTATAGTCCACAAAATTTTGGTGTCCAATGAAATATTGTAACTTTACTCATCCTgattttttccttatattaacatccttatatttaaagtatattattaaaatagtacaCATAACATGAAAATGTCACACCGATAGTATTAGCACATTCAGAACGGCTAATTAGTTTACTTAGCTCTTTCATGTTATGAGCaccaaatataaacaaaaatgtaatagaATTTTTGTGAATAACTACAGAAAATCCAAACTCTGCATAATCTTGTTATAGTCACATAGTCGACGATGGAAGAAAACACAAGCGAAAAGCGATATTGAAATTACCA
This window encodes:
- the LOC116771707 gene encoding serine/threonine-protein kinase PRP4 homolog encodes the protein MSEKYSKINKNSSKSDKNNKKRGSHYSESTTPPLPKQHGNSIEELMKQRQYIRDELKNIANSKTKSDIKIRESKKRRHETIDKVENKLNVPTKVSKHESYKKDSSPKYIKDYLQLDSEDEENIIEQRRRQRKQLLDKLGKTEEKSELNGTQCEKIQETVNSHQNQKYIELKCKTTSEKLVTDMFSEEDFTLDNISDKITQDSKENSELKDNWDDSEGYYKINVGDMIYNSRYTIKNLLGQGVFSNVVKAQDNNQDKLEVAIKILRNNDLMHKTGLKELKMLREINDADPNDKFHCVRYQTHFIHKGHLCLVLESLHMDLRSVLKKYGKHHGINIKALTSYSRQLLLALRLLKKIGIVHADIKPDNILVNEKKNVLKLCDFGSASKIKEHEPTPYLVSRFYRAPEIILGIPYLHSVDVWSAACTIYEMATGKILFMGGSNNKMLKCFMDLKGRFPSRIIRRAKFKDQHFNYNNNFLLHKTDEFTGKDKFVEISNIITNRDLYKELKKGYKNPSSYEEEKITQLKEMLEKMLTLDSNFRVSATDCLKHPFIQDVLKK